The following proteins are co-located in the Terriglobales bacterium genome:
- a CDS encoding transcriptional repressor produces the protein MDGEAIKRRLEGSGLRCTPQRYALLAFLSECNRHPTAAEIFEMVNRADPRSSRATIYNNLRDLVQAGLVREVAVEGRAARFDAKRMRHHHFICDRCGNVEDIEWYDVPRPASGSLGKRRIRECELIFRGLCTKCAPRRAKRVRGLHGRAGQG, from the coding sequence GTGGATGGCGAAGCGATCAAGCGCCGGTTGGAGGGCAGCGGGTTGCGGTGCACTCCGCAGCGGTACGCCCTGCTGGCATTCCTGAGCGAATGCAACCGACATCCCACCGCGGCAGAGATTTTCGAAATGGTGAATCGGGCGGATCCACGCTCTTCAAGGGCCACGATTTACAACAATCTGCGGGACCTGGTGCAGGCAGGTTTGGTGCGTGAGGTGGCCGTCGAGGGCCGGGCCGCGCGATTCGACGCCAAGCGGATGCGGCATCACCACTTTATCTGCGACCGTTGCGGCAATGTTGAGGACATCGAGTGGTACGACGTTCCCAGGCCGGCCTCGGGCTCGCTGGGTAAGCGGCGCATCCGCGAATGTGAACTTATTTTCCGGGGGCTCTGCACGAAGTGCGCTCCTCGGCGAGCGAAGCGCGTCCGGGGATTGCACGGACGCGCAGGCCAGGGTTAG